The following proteins come from a genomic window of Gimesia chilikensis:
- a CDS encoding (2Fe-2S)-binding protein, translating into MKLDDKVCYCFHISKRKIINHLRIHRPRRASQLSECGGAGTGCGWCVPYLKRYFAEYEKAAAEDSGKITDLEEDTITAEEYAEQRDQYIQSGKGTPPAR; encoded by the coding sequence GTGAAACTCGACGACAAAGTCTGTTACTGTTTTCATATCAGTAAACGCAAAATCATCAACCATCTTCGCATTCATCGCCCCCGCCGGGCCAGTCAATTGAGTGAATGCGGCGGGGCAGGCACGGGCTGTGGCTGGTGTGTTCCTTACCTGAAACGCTATTTCGCCGAATACGAAAAAGCGGCCGCCGAAGATTCCGGGAAGATCACGGATCTGGAAGAAGACACCATCACCGCTGAAGAATACGCCGAGCAGCGGGATCAGTACATCCAGAGTGGCAAAGGGACGCCCCCTGCCAGATGA
- a CDS encoding ABC transporter ATP-binding protein, which translates to MPASETNSVPASAAEQEVLLSLQSISKTYTTGDVKVPVLHHVDLEIYAREFLVIVGPSGSGKSTLLNIVGGIDTPTEGEVYFQEQNVSRFNEQQLTRYRRENIGFVFQFYNLVQTLTARENVIVAADISAEPMSPDEALELVGLSDRAEHFPAQLSGGEQQRVAIARALVKQPELLLCDEPTGALDLTTGRKILGVLADLNRELGKTVVIITHNSAIGQMARRVVRIGSGTIAEARPNPHPISAEQVTW; encoded by the coding sequence ATGCCCGCTTCTGAAACGAATTCAGTTCCCGCTTCTGCCGCAGAACAGGAAGTCCTGCTCTCGCTGCAATCGATTTCGAAAACGTACACGACGGGCGATGTGAAAGTACCGGTGCTGCACCATGTGGATCTGGAGATTTATGCGCGGGAGTTTCTGGTCATTGTCGGTCCCTCCGGTTCGGGGAAGAGCACCCTGCTGAATATCGTAGGAGGCATCGACACGCCAACTGAGGGCGAAGTCTACTTTCAGGAACAGAATGTCTCCCGTTTTAACGAGCAGCAACTCACACGTTACCGTCGCGAAAACATCGGCTTCGTCTTTCAGTTCTACAACCTGGTGCAGACATTGACCGCGCGGGAGAACGTCATTGTCGCTGCCGACATCAGTGCCGAACCCATGTCCCCCGATGAAGCGCTGGAACTGGTGGGACTCTCAGACCGCGCCGAGCATTTCCCAGCGCAGCTTTCGGGAGGCGAACAGCAAAGAGTCGCCATCGCGCGGGCTCTGGTCAAACAGCCGGAGCTGTTGCTCTGCGATGAACCGACGGGCGCCCTCGACTTAACCACCGGACGCAAAATTCTGGGAGTCCTGGCTGACCTGAATCGTGAGTTGGGCAAGACCGTTGTGATCATCACCCATAACTCGGCCATCGGACAGATGGCCCGCCGCGTAGTCCGCATCGGATCAGGCACCATCGCTGAAGCTCGACCGAATCCGCATCCCATTTCCGCTGAGCAGGTTACCTGGTAA
- a CDS encoding ABC transporter permease gives MKVLHRKLLRELLAARGVLIAIISIIAVGIGCFIAMFSTYDNLEYSRQNYYRLCHMADFSIELKKVPLGDLEAIAQTPGVTNILPRIVFEVTASLEDVEKPLSGKAVSLPEHENAPINSIVIKQGSYFTDQRQEEVIVNDAFARAHNLRPGDHIQLILNNRLQDLLIVGTAISSEFVYLIGPGGLVPEPESYGVFYLKHDYAEDVFGFEGAANQILGHLAPQYQSPNRVRQILDQLELELEDYGVFSTTPLSQQSSHWFLKNEIDGLKISATILPSIFLIVAALALNLLMSRMAEQQRTVVGTLKALGYSNQEMFRHFIQFGLLIGVAGGILGTLLGYSLAGAMTAQYRNFFEFPSLTNQMYPRVILLGMLISVFFAVLGTFRGVRTVVRLSPAEAMRPKPPLRARRILLERIQVFWQALDFRWQMVLRDIFRNRTRTIGGLLSATVGAMLLLVTFSMYDSAFALLNFQYDKLLLSDIDLTFKDDHDYSAYFEAQQIQGVDYAEPLFQVGCTLQNGIHEKKTGITGILRDARLTIPRDTEGNRVEVPPTGLLVTRKLADILHIQAGDSIRMVPVSGDRIPRQVPVMKIIDSYLGLTVYADFHYLNRLMGEADSLTSVQLKTNPRPEVTRKIYRQLKQVPAIQTVNSIRDQKDKLQEVLVDQMIVMIVVVIVFSCLIFFGSILNASLISLSERQQEIATLRVLGYTPGEVGSIFLRESFSVNLPGILLGLPAGYWASKGINIAYDTELFRMPFTIYMLSWVMTVVLGILFTLISHWPVQKTIQKMDWLQALNVKE, from the coding sequence ATGAAAGTGCTGCACCGGAAATTACTGCGAGAACTGCTGGCGGCCCGCGGGGTTCTGATCGCCATCATCAGTATTATCGCGGTCGGCATCGGCTGTTTCATCGCCATGTTTTCGACCTATGATAATCTCGAGTATTCCCGGCAGAACTATTACCGGCTCTGTCACATGGCTGACTTCTCCATCGAACTCAAGAAGGTCCCCCTGGGTGACCTTGAGGCGATCGCGCAAACGCCGGGAGTAACCAATATCCTGCCGCGGATTGTTTTTGAAGTTACCGCCTCACTCGAAGACGTTGAAAAACCTCTCTCTGGAAAAGCGGTCTCGCTACCCGAACATGAAAACGCGCCGATCAACAGCATCGTCATCAAGCAGGGCAGTTACTTCACCGATCAGCGACAGGAAGAGGTCATCGTCAATGATGCGTTCGCCCGTGCACATAATCTGCGGCCCGGCGATCACATTCAGCTGATTCTCAACAACCGACTTCAGGACCTGCTGATCGTCGGTACCGCCATCAGCTCCGAATTCGTCTACCTGATCGGTCCCGGTGGACTCGTGCCGGAACCGGAAAGCTACGGCGTGTTCTACCTGAAGCATGACTACGCGGAAGATGTCTTCGGTTTTGAAGGGGCGGCCAACCAGATCCTAGGACACCTCGCCCCGCAGTACCAGAGCCCTAACCGCGTCCGCCAGATTCTGGATCAGCTGGAACTCGAACTGGAAGACTACGGCGTCTTTTCCACGACCCCGCTCTCGCAGCAGTCCTCGCACTGGTTCCTGAAAAATGAGATCGACGGTCTCAAAATCAGTGCCACCATTCTGCCATCCATCTTTTTGATTGTCGCGGCCCTGGCTTTGAATCTGCTCATGTCACGGATGGCGGAACAGCAGCGAACCGTGGTCGGAACCCTCAAAGCCCTGGGCTATTCCAATCAGGAGATGTTTCGGCACTTCATTCAGTTTGGTCTGCTGATCGGGGTGGCAGGAGGCATCCTGGGAACCCTGCTGGGCTACTCCCTGGCCGGAGCCATGACGGCCCAATACCGTAATTTTTTCGAATTCCCCTCGCTGACCAATCAGATGTATCCCCGTGTAATTCTGCTGGGCATGCTGATCAGCGTCTTCTTTGCGGTGCTGGGAACCTTCCGCGGGGTCCGTACTGTCGTGCGTCTCTCACCGGCGGAAGCGATGCGTCCCAAACCGCCGCTACGGGCCCGGCGGATTCTATTGGAGCGGATTCAAGTCTTCTGGCAGGCACTCGACTTCCGCTGGCAGATGGTGCTCCGCGACATCTTCCGCAATCGAACCCGCACCATTGGTGGATTACTCTCCGCGACAGTCGGGGCGATGCTGCTGCTGGTCACCTTTTCCATGTACGACTCCGCCTTCGCCTTGCTCAACTTTCAATACGATAAGCTGCTGCTCAGTGATATCGACCTGACTTTCAAAGACGACCACGACTACTCCGCGTATTTCGAAGCCCAACAGATCCAGGGAGTCGATTATGCAGAGCCGCTGTTCCAGGTTGGCTGTACCCTGCAGAACGGCATCCACGAAAAGAAAACCGGTATCACCGGGATTCTGCGAGACGCGCGACTGACCATTCCCCGCGACACCGAGGGGAACCGGGTCGAAGTCCCCCCTACCGGTTTACTGGTCACACGCAAACTGGCCGACATTCTGCACATCCAGGCGGGAGACTCGATCCGCATGGTTCCCGTTTCCGGCGATCGCATTCCCCGCCAGGTCCCCGTCATGAAAATCATCGACAGTTACCTGGGGCTGACCGTTTACGCTGACTTCCATTACCTGAACCGTTTGATGGGCGAAGCCGATTCGCTGACCAGTGTGCAGCTCAAAACAAATCCCCGACCGGAAGTGACGCGGAAAATCTATCGGCAACTGAAACAGGTCCCGGCGATTCAGACGGTAAATTCCATCCGCGATCAGAAAGACAAACTGCAGGAAGTCCTCGTCGACCAGATGATCGTGATGATTGTCGTAGTGATCGTCTTCTCCTGCCTGATTTTTTTCGGCAGCATTCTCAATGCGTCGCTGATTTCGCTATCCGAACGTCAACAGGAAATCGCCACGCTGCGGGTACTGGGATACACTCCCGGCGAAGTCGGCTCGATCTTCCTCCGCGAAAGTTTCTCTGTTAATCTGCCCGGCATCCTGCTGGGTTTGCCCGCCGGTTACTGGGCTTCCAAAGGCATTAACATTGCCTACGATACCGAACTGTTCCGCATGCCATTTACCATCTACATGCTGAGCTGGGTGATGACGGTCGTCCTGGGCATCCTGTTTACACTGATCTCACACTGGCCGGTCCAGAAAACCATTCAGAAAATGGACTGGCTCCAGGCGTTGAATGTAAAGGAATAA
- a CDS encoding efflux RND transporter periplasmic adaptor subunit → MSRKSILITVGLLAVLGLYYLFSEAPQPVDVTAAETGTVKAFIEERAKTSLPRIYRIAMPLNGRVMPITVQEDEKVTQGQVIAEMDTSDLDAEVAKARYRVEQYARKIIEQSDNRLEDNSLDQFDEFLKSMNLTVEAASKQQDASKAKWTYARDEYDRKYQLFQKNALSASELSEADLFKKQSEIDYQKDILTWRALQAIQSAMQIGKISIQKYKEKKVLSEAVLQEEKKEAESQLEQLQRDRNRATMRSPIDGTVLAKHFSNERTLPAGEILLELGQLDDLEVEADVLSQYVGNIHVGSPVDIEGPAIGPEPVQGKVKRIYPKGFTKISSLGVEQQRVKVIIGFDRNIFKQLQQQQRTLGTDFRVRVKIYTDIKPDVVKVSRSTLFRNGSGQWQAYVVRNNRTVLVDVEPGVMNDFEAEIKAGIKAGDRLIVAPSMNLTSGQSVEPHLIKNLERSPAD, encoded by the coding sequence ATGTCCCGAAAATCCATCCTGATCACAGTCGGCCTGCTGGCGGTGCTGGGGTTGTATTATCTTTTCAGCGAAGCGCCGCAGCCGGTGGATGTTACAGCCGCGGAGACAGGCACCGTCAAGGCGTTCATCGAAGAACGCGCCAAGACCAGCCTGCCTCGCATCTACCGCATCGCCATGCCGCTCAACGGGCGGGTGATGCCCATCACCGTGCAGGAAGATGAAAAGGTCACCCAGGGACAGGTCATCGCGGAGATGGATACGTCCGACCTGGATGCCGAAGTCGCCAAAGCCCGCTACCGCGTGGAACAGTATGCCCGCAAAATCATCGAACAGTCCGACAATCGCCTGGAAGATAACTCGCTCGACCAATTCGATGAGTTCCTCAAATCAATGAATCTCACCGTCGAAGCCGCCAGCAAACAGCAGGATGCCAGTAAAGCCAAATGGACCTACGCGCGGGACGAGTACGATCGCAAGTATCAGCTGTTTCAAAAGAACGCACTGTCGGCCAGTGAACTCAGTGAAGCAGACCTCTTCAAAAAACAGAGCGAAATCGATTACCAGAAAGACATTCTCACCTGGCGGGCCCTGCAGGCCATTCAAAGTGCGATGCAGATTGGCAAAATTTCGATTCAGAAATACAAAGAGAAGAAAGTCCTCTCCGAAGCAGTCCTGCAGGAAGAGAAGAAAGAAGCAGAGTCTCAGCTTGAGCAGTTACAGCGCGACCGTAATCGGGCCACGATGCGGAGCCCCATTGATGGAACCGTGCTGGCGAAACACTTCTCCAACGAGCGTACGCTGCCCGCTGGCGAAATCCTGCTCGAGCTCGGTCAGCTGGATGATCTCGAAGTCGAAGCCGATGTTCTCTCTCAATACGTGGGCAACATCCACGTCGGTTCGCCCGTCGATATCGAAGGTCCCGCCATCGGTCCTGAGCCCGTGCAGGGAAAGGTCAAACGGATCTACCCCAAGGGCTTTACCAAGATTTCTTCGCTGGGCGTCGAGCAGCAGCGCGTGAAGGTCATCATCGGCTTTGACCGGAACATCTTCAAACAGCTGCAACAGCAGCAGCGGACTCTGGGCACCGACTTTCGGGTGCGGGTTAAAATCTATACGGACATCAAACCGGATGTGGTCAAGGTTTCCCGCTCGACACTGTTTCGTAACGGATCAGGACAGTGGCAGGCCTACGTGGTTCGGAATAACCGTACGGTGCTCGTCGATGTTGAACCGGGGGTGATGAATGATTTCGAAGCGGAGATCAAAGCGGGAATTAAAGCCGGCGATCGACTGATCGTCGCCCCCAGCATGAATCTGACTTCGGGACAGTCTGTGGAACCGCACCTGATTAAGAACCTGGAGCGGTCCCCGGCCGACTGA
- a CDS encoding Hsp20/alpha crystallin family protein — translation MSSADQPGQPDPVYIHTEEASTEQTQAEQAGSTYSESAQSESSQSESQESTEGKRSDSTGIPNSIERLRTEFDKLLGVAVEQGERALDRLGLFGNDPVWVPRVDLMELEEQVQVYIDLPGVTAEEINITLAGNMLTVTGTRSTGTTTTAGQTVRMSERPSGQFRRSVPMPVAVDPDKVSASVQNGILSIQLDKASTEKPRQIPINSASGTSF, via the coding sequence ATGTCATCAGCCGATCAACCGGGCCAGCCGGATCCCGTTTATATTCATACCGAAGAAGCATCCACGGAACAGACCCAGGCCGAACAGGCTGGTTCTACTTATTCAGAATCAGCACAGTCCGAATCCAGCCAGTCGGAATCGCAGGAATCAACCGAAGGTAAGCGATCTGACTCTACGGGCATTCCGAATTCCATCGAACGGCTGCGCACCGAATTCGATAAGCTGCTGGGTGTCGCTGTCGAGCAGGGAGAACGGGCCCTGGATCGACTGGGCCTGTTTGGCAACGATCCTGTCTGGGTTCCCCGTGTCGATCTGATGGAGCTGGAAGAGCAGGTTCAGGTCTATATTGATCTGCCCGGTGTGACTGCCGAAGAGATCAATATCACACTGGCCGGCAATATGCTGACCGTGACCGGTACCCGCAGCACCGGGACGACAACCACCGCCGGTCAGACCGTGCGGATGAGTGAGCGTCCTTCCGGTCAATTCCGTCGTTCGGTACCCATGCCTGTTGCCGTCGATCCGGATAAGGTCTCCGCCTCCGTGCAAAACGGAATTCTGAGTATCCAGCTGGATAAGGCTTCGACAGAAAAGCCGCGACAGATTCCGATCAACAGTGCATCCGGCACCAGCTTTTAA
- a CDS encoding (Na+)-NQR maturation NqrM, with product MSTVLFALAIFALAFAGMAVGVIFSNRCIKGSCGGLNNIEGAEGCSQCGGCSVGDKMKEHDHATAAGSCAVEEEDTSLTSGAK from the coding sequence ATGTCAACAGTCCTGTTTGCTCTGGCAATCTTTGCCCTGGCCTTCGCGGGGATGGCCGTTGGTGTGATCTTCAGTAACCGGTGTATCAAAGGCTCGTGTGGCGGTCTGAACAACATCGAAGGAGCCGAAGGCTGCTCCCAGTGTGGTGGTTGCTCAGTCGGCGACAAGATGAAAGAGCACGATCACGCGACGGCCGCTGGCTCCTGTGCTGTCGAGGAAGAAGACACCAGTCTGACCTCCGGCGCGAAATAG
- a CDS encoding FAD:protein FMN transferase — protein MTSVNRQSAWFWTLGLLLCCLQVTGCRNDESGPDSAALQKQQIEGPTMGTTYHITVCSPAADKVDTGQLKQDIDQLLVEINQEMSTYIKDSELSLFNQAEPDQWLPVAPAVVKVVAAGLNLSEDSDGAFDMTVGPLVNLWHFGPDPGKKTLPADEKIEAARKKVGYHHIQVQESPAALKKLIPDVYVDLSAIAKGYGVDAVAELIESRGIENYLVEIGGEMRARGINQRGEAWKVGIEKPVSETRVVQKIVPLSNLSMATSGNYRNFFEVDGVSYSHTIDPRTGRPATHGLASVTVVGETCMNCDAIATCLMVLGPDEGYNWVQKRDIAAYFIVKTDAGFTERFSPAWQKQFGEEQ, from the coding sequence ATGACTTCGGTTAACAGACAATCCGCGTGGTTCTGGACGCTCGGCCTGCTGCTGTGTTGCCTGCAGGTCACGGGATGCCGGAACGATGAATCAGGCCCCGATTCTGCTGCATTACAGAAGCAGCAGATCGAGGGGCCGACGATGGGAACGACCTATCACATTACGGTCTGTTCCCCTGCGGCAGATAAGGTTGATACCGGGCAGCTGAAACAGGACATCGATCAGCTGCTCGTGGAAATCAACCAGGAGATGTCGACCTACATCAAAGATTCGGAACTATCCCTGTTCAACCAGGCGGAACCCGATCAATGGTTACCCGTCGCACCTGCTGTGGTCAAAGTCGTCGCAGCCGGTCTCAATTTGAGTGAAGACAGCGACGGGGCCTTCGATATGACCGTCGGCCCACTGGTCAACCTGTGGCACTTCGGTCCGGATCCCGGCAAGAAGACGCTGCCTGCAGACGAGAAGATAGAAGCGGCCCGCAAGAAGGTGGGTTATCATCATATCCAGGTGCAGGAGTCACCTGCGGCACTGAAGAAACTGATTCCCGACGTGTACGTCGATCTGTCGGCTATCGCAAAAGGCTACGGTGTCGATGCGGTTGCCGAACTCATCGAGTCTCGTGGTATCGAAAATTACCTGGTGGAAATCGGTGGCGAGATGCGGGCCCGGGGCATCAATCAGCGCGGCGAAGCCTGGAAGGTTGGCATCGAAAAGCCGGTGAGTGAAACCCGGGTGGTGCAGAAGATCGTACCACTGTCCAACCTGTCGATGGCGACTTCGGGCAATTATCGTAATTTTTTTGAGGTGGATGGCGTCAGCTATTCACACACCATTGATCCCCGTACCGGGCGACCAGCGACTCATGGGCTCGCTTCGGTGACCGTGGTGGGGGAAACCTGCATGAATTGCGACGCGATCGCGACATGCCTGATGGTATTAGGCCCCGATGAGGGGTATAATTGGGTACAAAAGCGGGACATCGCCGCTTATTTTATCGTGAAAACAGACGCCGGTTTTACAGAACGCTTCTCGCCTGCCTGGCAGAAGCAGTTCGGTGAGGAGCAGTAA
- the nqrF gene encoding NADH:ubiquinone reductase (Na(+)-transporting) subunit F: MGIEILLGVVMFTGIVLALVAIILVAKSKLVASGNVTITVNEQKKIEVPVGGKLLSALAENQIFVSSACGGGGTCAQCEVRVLQGGGDILPTERSHFNNREVREGCRLSCQVPVKADMDIEVPPEVFETKKWQCKVKSNDNVATFIKELVLELPVGEDVNFKPGGYIQIEAPPHHIKYSEFDIPDEYKEDWDKFDLWRFESKVEEPVIRAYSMANYPGEKGIIMLNVRVASPPPRAPDGTPPGKMSSYIFNLKPGDEVTISGPYGEFFIQETDAEMIYIGGGAGMAPLRSHIYELFKERKTNRKVSYWYGARSMREMFYEDEFRAIEQDFPNFKMHIALSDPMPEDNWSGLQGFIHQVLLDEYLSKHPAPEDCEYYICGPPMMLSAVRNMLDDLGVEPENVRYDDFG; the protein is encoded by the coding sequence ATGGGTATAGAAATTCTGTTAGGCGTGGTGATGTTCACGGGCATTGTGCTGGCCCTGGTCGCCATCATTCTGGTCGCGAAATCAAAACTGGTTGCCTCCGGTAACGTCACAATTACTGTGAACGAGCAGAAGAAAATCGAAGTTCCCGTGGGTGGGAAACTGCTGAGCGCTCTCGCCGAGAATCAGATTTTCGTCTCATCTGCCTGTGGTGGTGGGGGAACCTGTGCTCAATGTGAGGTTCGCGTGCTGCAGGGCGGCGGCGATATCCTGCCGACCGAACGCTCTCACTTTAACAACCGCGAAGTCCGCGAAGGTTGCCGACTTTCCTGTCAGGTGCCGGTCAAGGCTGACATGGATATCGAAGTACCACCTGAAGTCTTCGAAACCAAGAAATGGCAGTGTAAGGTTAAGTCCAACGACAACGTGGCGACCTTCATTAAAGAGCTCGTTCTGGAACTGCCTGTCGGTGAAGACGTAAACTTCAAGCCAGGTGGTTATATTCAGATTGAAGCTCCGCCGCACCATATCAAATACAGCGAATTTGATATTCCCGATGAGTATAAAGAAGACTGGGACAAGTTCGATCTCTGGCGGTTTGAGTCCAAGGTCGAAGAGCCGGTCATCCGTGCTTACTCCATGGCCAACTATCCGGGTGAAAAAGGCATTATCATGCTTAACGTGCGTGTGGCTTCACCTCCGCCCCGCGCACCGGATGGCACTCCTCCCGGGAAGATGTCCTCATACATCTTTAACCTGAAGCCTGGTGATGAAGTTACTATCTCCGGTCCTTACGGTGAGTTCTTTATCCAGGAAACCGATGCCGAAATGATCTACATCGGTGGTGGTGCTGGTATGGCCCCCCTGCGATCTCACATCTACGAACTCTTCAAAGAACGCAAAACCAACCGGAAGGTCTCCTACTGGTACGGTGCCCGCAGTATGCGTGAAATGTTCTACGAAGATGAATTCCGGGCGATCGAACAGGACTTCCCGAACTTCAAGATGCATATCGCGCTTTCAGATCCGATGCCGGAAGATAACTGGAGCGGTCTGCAGGGCTTCATCCACCAGGTGCTGTTGGACGAATACCTGAGCAAGCATCCTGCTCCCGAAGATTGTGAGTACTACATCTGTGGTCCGCCAATGATGTTGTCAGCCGTACGTAACATGCTGGATGATCTGGGAGTTGAACCTGAGAACGTCCGCTACGATGACTTCGGTTAA
- the nqrE gene encoding NADH:ubiquinone reductase (Na(+)-transporting) subunit E gives MLEHYLSLFIKCLFVENLALAFFLGMCTFLAVSKNVKTAFGLGIAVVVIQTITVPVNNIIYQHLLKKGALAWAGYPNVDLTFVGLICYIGVIAAMVQILEMTLDRFVPALYNSLGIFLPLITVNCAILGGTLFMVERDYNFPESCVFGFGSGVGWALAILALAGVREKMKYSDVPPGLRGLGITFITVGLMAMAFMAFSGIQL, from the coding sequence ATGTTAGAGCATTATCTGAGCCTGTTTATCAAGTGTCTGTTCGTTGAAAACCTGGCACTGGCCTTCTTCCTGGGAATGTGTACCTTTCTGGCCGTTTCCAAGAATGTGAAGACCGCCTTCGGTCTGGGGATCGCTGTGGTTGTCATTCAGACGATTACTGTTCCCGTCAATAACATCATCTATCAGCACCTGTTGAAGAAGGGCGCACTGGCCTGGGCCGGTTATCCCAATGTCGACCTGACCTTCGTCGGTCTGATCTGTTACATCGGCGTGATTGCGGCGATGGTGCAGATCCTGGAAATGACCCTCGACCGGTTCGTTCCCGCTCTCTACAACTCGCTGGGGATCTTCCTGCCGCTGATTACCGTGAACTGCGCGATCCTGGGGGGAACCCTGTTTATGGTAGAACGAGACTACAACTTCCCCGAAAGCTGCGTCTTCGGTTTCGGTTCCGGTGTCGGCTGGGCACTGGCGATTCTGGCGCTGGCAGGTGTGCGGGAGAAAATGAAATACAGTGATGTTCCACCGGGATTACGCGGTCTGGGCATCACCTTTATTACCGTTGGACTGATGGCGATGGCCTTCATGGCTTTCTCCGGTATCCAGCTCTGA
- a CDS encoding NADH:ubiquinone reductase (Na(+)-transporting) subunit D — translation MNSRQKEVLTGPIFNNNPIALQILGICSALAVTTKMETALVMSIAVTLVTACSNAAVASIRLQIPGSIRIIVQMTIIASLVILVDQFLKAFAFGISKQLSVFVGLIITNCIVMGRAEGFAMKNEPGISFLDGIGNGLGYSAVLMLVAFFRELFGSGSLFGVTILKLSREGGWYDANGLMLLPPSAFFIIGFTIWALRAWKTDQVEEA, via the coding sequence ATGAATTCACGACAAAAAGAGGTTCTGACCGGACCGATTTTTAATAACAACCCGATTGCGTTGCAGATCCTTGGAATCTGTTCCGCTCTGGCGGTAACAACCAAGATGGAGACCGCACTCGTGATGAGTATCGCGGTAACCCTGGTGACTGCCTGCTCGAACGCCGCAGTCGCTTCGATTCGTCTGCAGATTCCCGGCAGTATCCGCATTATCGTGCAGATGACGATCATCGCCTCACTGGTGATTCTGGTCGATCAGTTCCTCAAGGCATTCGCCTTCGGAATCAGCAAGCAGCTGTCCGTGTTTGTGGGACTGATTATTACCAACTGTATCGTGATGGGGCGTGCCGAAGGGTTCGCGATGAAAAACGAGCCAGGCATCAGCTTCCTGGACGGGATTGGAAACGGGCTGGGTTACAGTGCAGTCCTGATGCTGGTTGCCTTCTTCCGGGAACTGTTCGGATCCGGCAGCCTGTTTGGAGTTACCATTTTGAAACTGAGTCGCGAGGGTGGCTGGTATGACGCCAATGGCCTGATGTTATTACCTCCCAGCGCGTTCTTTATTATCGGTTTCACCATCTGGGCCTTAAGAGCCTGGAAGACCGATCAGGTGGAGGAAGCATAA
- a CDS encoding Na(+)-translocating NADH-quinone reductase subunit C translates to MSRDSIGFTFIVSATLCVVCSILVSGAAVGLRSKQELNKEIERKKNILSVAGLIQPGDDAKNVMKIYDERVEGIIVDLDSGKVVTDDKELFPNPAEYDQKAAIDNPKLSTAIEPSKDIAGIKRRENYSWVYLINDENGQLTQYVLPVRGKGLWSTMWGFLALQTDLTTVQGLTFYEQGETPGLGGEVDNPKWKAQWKGKEVYNKDFQPDIEVIKGSVNPESPNAEHEVDGLSGATITSRGVTHLLDFWLGDLGFKPYLEQVREKEGK, encoded by the coding sequence ATGTCGCGTGATTCAATAGGTTTCACATTTATCGTATCGGCCACGTTGTGTGTGGTCTGCTCGATTCTGGTTTCCGGGGCTGCGGTCGGATTGCGCAGCAAGCAGGAACTGAATAAAGAGATCGAACGTAAAAAGAACATCCTCTCCGTGGCGGGCCTGATCCAACCAGGTGATGACGCGAAGAACGTCATGAAGATTTATGACGAGCGGGTTGAGGGGATTATCGTTGATCTCGACTCAGGTAAAGTCGTAACCGACGACAAGGAACTGTTCCCCAATCCTGCGGAATACGACCAGAAGGCGGCAATCGACAATCCCAAGCTGAGCACGGCAATCGAGCCCAGCAAGGACATCGCCGGGATCAAACGTCGCGAAAACTATTCCTGGGTCTACCTGATCAACGATGAGAACGGTCAGCTGACTCAGTATGTTCTGCCCGTCCGCGGCAAAGGTCTCTGGTCTACCATGTGGGGCTTCCTGGCTCTGCAGACCGACCTGACCACCGTGCAGGGTTTGACCTTCTACGAACAGGGGGAAACACCCGGGCTGGGTGGTGAAGTTGATAACCCCAAGTGGAAGGCACAGTGGAAAGGCAAAGAAGTCTACAACAAAGACTTCCAGCCCGATATCGAAGTCATTAAGGGGAGCGTCAATCCGGAGTCCCCCAATGCGGAACATGAAGTGGACGGCCTCTCGGGAGCCACCATTACCTCTCGCGGCGTAACCCACCTGCTGGATTTCTGGCTGGGTGACCTAGGATTTAAGCCTTATCTCGAACAGGTTCGGGAAAAGGAGGGAAAGTAA